The DNA segment TCAAACTGCCTACAGTGAATGCTGTGGCTACCGGAAACATCCCGCTTACACCCGGAACCTATAAACAAGGAAATTATTACATCAGGGCCTATACAGTATGGATGCTCAACTCTAGCGACAAATTCTTTTTCAGCAAGACGATTCCTATTGGAGAAGCAATTGACAAACAACTCATCACTCATTTCAGCTATAAGAATACACAGAGCGATAAAAGTCAGAGCATTGAGGCCATGGTCCAGTTTAAAAACCCGGATAAGGTAGCACAGGCAAATAAAACGGTCAATTGGAAAGTAATCTCTAATTATGATGTCGTTAGTAAAGGAAAGGGAACAACGGATCAGAACGGGATTCTAAAAATAAAGATTGAACCCAGAAAAAACGAGCTCATCACCAATGGTGAACTAATTACGGAACTCAATCTGACAGATAAAGATATCGTCACCAACAGCTTTAATTTAAGACCGGTAGCGACTACACATGACATTCAGTTTTTCCCCGAAGGCGGAGAGATGATCAGCGGGTTGGCCATTCGGGTAAGCTTCAAAGCGGTTACCGCTAAAGGCTTAGGTATAGACCTTAAAGGAACAATTACTGATAATCAAGGAAATACGCTTAGCAATTTTACCTCCAGTCACCTGGGAATGGGCTCTTTTTACCTGAATGTAGAAAGTGACAAAAGCTATAAAGCAAACATTACCTTTAAAGATGGCACAAGCAAAAGCTTTGATTTACCTAAAGCTGTTCCCTCAGGCATCATCAATCAGATCACCAACACAGACCCAGCGGCCTTTAACCTTAAGATCCTGGCCAACGACAGCTATTTTCAGCAAAACAAAGGAAAGACCTTCTTTATTGTAGCAACACAGGGCGGTATCATTTATTATGCTGCAAAAACACGTCTGGCCACACAAGTCAATTCAGCAAAGATCCCTAAAGATAAATTCCCTGCCGGAATAGTTCAGATTACATTATTCTCTGAATCCGGAGAGCCAATTAATGAAAGACTGGCCTTCAACTACCCGATAAATGAAAGTCTGACCTTTAAATCAGACCTTCCATCTTATAAACCAAGACAAAAAGTAAAGCTGACTGTCAGTCCTAAGAATGCCACTCAGCCACTGGAGGGAAATTATTCCATCTCTGTTACTGACGAAACTAAAGTTCCTGTTGACGAAGACACGGAGACAACCATATTGAGTTCCCTTCTGCTGACTTCAGATTTACAGGGATACATTGAAAAACCAAATTACTATTTCACTAAGCCGGATGAGAAAAAACTGGCAGACCTTGATCTCCTGATGTTGACGCAAGGGTACCGCCGTTTTGCGTATAAAGATATCCTGGCCAATAAATTCCCTCCTGTAACCTATTTACCGGAGCAAGACATGCGCATCACCGGAACATTAAGGGACCGGACCGGAATGCCGGTAAGAAAAGGTGCTTTACGTTTAACCGTTCCGGGAACGAACATTTCTTCGGAAGCAGTGACCAGTCCATCTGGTCTTTTCGCTTTTCCTAACTTATCCATTCCGGATTCCTCAGAAGTATTGATCAATGCTAAATATAGCACGAATGGTTCCAACCTGATGATCATGCTGGACGGATCACCTTTGCCTGAGGTTGGTAAAAACCCTTACCCGGCAGAAGAAGTAAGCAATATTGACAGTACCCTATCTGCCTACCTCAGCAACAGCAAACGCCAGTACAACTACCTGCGCACCTTAAAAGAAGTAAAAATCGAAGGGGCGAAAGTTAAAAAACCTAGTCATGCGGACCACTCTGCATTGGCGGGCTTAAGTTCTATTACGGGAACAGTGATCGATGGGGAACGCCTGAAAGATTGTAATTCTATTGCGCTCTGCCTTCAAACCATGGCTATGGGGCTTACCTTTTTTGAAAACAATTTCTATGTAACCCGGGACTATCAGGCCGGAAGCAGGGTTCCTGTACAGATTTTCATCAATGGAATGGCAGTAGATTATCTGGCTTTATTGAGTGTAGTCCCTACGGAAGTAGAATCCGTAGAGGTCTTTACGAAAGATGAACTTGGAACGGTAAACAGAATGTACAATACCAATGGTGTATTGGTAGTAAATACAAAGAAGATCAAGAAAAGCACGATGAGTATTGCCGATCTGAAGAAAATGCTGCCTCAGCAGAACATGTTAAAATTCAATCCAAAAGGCTTCAGCAAACAGAGAGAGTTTTATATGCCAAAATATATCAACCCGGCAAACACTTATAATTTTAATGATTTAAGAACAACCATTTACTGGAACCCAAAAGTAATTACCACCGGAACAACGCCACTAAGCTTAGAGTATTTTAATGCAGATGGCAAAGGAACTTACAGAGCAGTAATTGAAGGGGTAGACAAATTCGGAAATGTTACCCGATCTGTCTACCGCTACACCGTAAAATAGTTATTCGTTGTCTGAATCTTTACGTTCATTCAGACATTTTAAGCCTGTATCTGTCATGATCCACTCTGTGAATTCGGCAGTTCCATCCTCATTACAGTTCCAGTAATTGTACCCATTTAAAAACCATTCCAGATCACGACTGATTTTTAAATGGGTACCTACAGGCACCCTCAGCATCAAATCTACTTCCTGATTTCTCCAACTGGCTTTTTTAGTCAGCTGTAAACGGGAGCTGAAATTCAACAGAGAGTCCTTTTGTACAAATTCATAACGGATGTTCTGTGCTTGTTTTAAAGCAGCTTCAAAAGTTTTCCCCTGTGCACTATAATTTCTAACCAGTTCACTTTTTCCATTCTCACTTTTTTCAATTCTAAGGTTTACATTTCTTGGCTCATCAAAAGGCCCATGGTGATCATTTAAGATTCTGCGTCCATTTTGATGGTAAGACTCAATGTGATAGTTAACACTATCCTCCTTGCTAAAGAAACGCGTTTTATCTACCGTCAGGAAAATGGTTTTATGCGCAACCAATGGCGTAACCTGTGCCAGTTCTGCACGTTCTTTAAACTCAGTCGTGATTTTAGCAATGTAAAATATACTCACGACTACGCCTCCAAGCCAGATGATCAACAGACCAAAGGAAAGGGTTTTATTAATCGCTCTGCCATTGAAAGCAACGCGAACAGAGAACAATACCAAGGCCAGCAATGGAACTGCAAAGACAATAAATACAGCGATCACCAAAGAACTGAGGTAATCCTCATTGACCATGCTCACCGGAAAGTAACTGTACACATCGGAATCCCAGATTCCAAATAAACCGGCAACTGCAACAATCAGAAACAAGAGAAATAAAGAACCGAAAATGATAATTCCTACCGCAATGATTTTAAATAATGTTTTTCCTGCACCCTGAATAAAGCTGCCCAGAAATTCAAAAAATTCAGCAATAAAACCACGTGATTGTTTCATCAAGGGATTCAGGTGGCTATTGGCAAAGCCCCTCAGGTTAGGCGCTTCCCCCCTCATTGTCATCTTTTCCGACTTACTTTCTGCCCTTGGAATAACGATCCACATGATAAGATAAGCGAGTACTCCGGATCCTCCGATAAGCATAGAGATCAAAGCTGCCAAACGGATCCAGCGGGCTTCAATATTCAGATAATGACCGAGACCAACACATACTCCCGCAACCATCGCCTGATCGGTATCCCGGTATAATTTCTTTACGCCATCATACGGTGGGATATGGGCAAGCGGATCTTCAGCTCCTTCGGATTCCTCAGAAGTTTCGAAATCTTTTACAGAACCCATCTGTGCGGTTACTGATTTGACATCTTCTATATTGATGGCCTGTTTTTGCTGGATGGACAAGATCTCGCCAAACATTTCGGCAATCCTGTTTTCAATATCTGTAACGATTTCAAAATCATCTGCATTTTTTGAAAAATGGTGTTTTACTTCGTTCAGGTAAATGGTCAGCATTTCGTAAGCATCCTCTTCGATGTGAACGATGGAGTTACCGATATTTATGTTAAGTGTCTTCTTCATGAGTTGGTTAAATTAGTTTTGGAAGTTTCTATTGCATAAGCCAGCTCCTGCCAGGTATGGTCCAGTTGGCTGAGGATGGCTTTACCCTCGGCCGTTAACAGGTAGTATTTCCGGGGAGGCCCTGACGTGGACTCGACCCAGTTATAACTCAGTAAGCCATTATTTTTTAAGCGGGTAAGTAAGGGGTACAAAGTTCCCTCTACCACCAACAATTTGGCTGTCTTTAATTCTGCGATAATATCAGAAGCATAGATCTCACCTCTGGATATGATCAGGAGCACACAGTATTCCAGTATGCCCTTTCGCATTTGTGTTTGCGTATTTTCTGCTATCATAATACAAAGTTATATGTTTTATATAGTAATATGCAATACATAGTACTATAATAAATAACAAATTTGACATAAACAACTTATTATCAGATAGATAATTTTACATTCTGATTTTATACAAATCAACAATCAAGGAAAAATCGGGAATTTAGAGCCAGGTTCCCGGAATAAATGGAGTTAAAAATTCACCTTTCCGAAATGGCTAAAAAAAGGACAATATGGAGAACTAATGGACAACAACTCATTATAAATGAGGGACAAAAGTCACAAACTAGTCTCAAAATCAAGGAAGAAATGAAAATTATTAACTTTTTCACATTCCACTAATTTTTTGGCTCGCAGTTTGCATTAAATGAATTACTAAAAAACAGCCAACTATGTTAAGTAAACCTTACTCTATTCTTCAGGTTTTTGCAAGGCAAAAAGAGGAAAAAAAAGAAAGACCACTCACTAAAAGTGAATGGATCCAGGTAGACCGTATAGTGATCATCCTGCTGTTTGTGGCGGTAATTGTCGGGGCAATCGTCTTTTCCTGATCCCGAAAATTTAGCCTTTAGATTAATTAATTTTTAATTAAGCGTTCTCCAGGGTACGCTTTTTTTATGCGCATTGGTTCCGCTTTAAATGGCTTATAATAAGAGGGTGTCGATGCGGTGGGCCTGTACCCTCCCCTGACTTTCAGACCAGGTATAAATGGTAAAATGTCCATCCTGAGAAGCAACCAGGGCAGTCGCATCCCTTTGGTCATGCACAAACTGAGCGGCAGAAAGGTGCCTTGTTCCACCAACTTTGGTCGGATGAACCACGATTGCATCTCCCCCTTTAATCGGTTCAGAGAAAGAAAGTTCATCAATATTCTCCTTTCCTTTTGCCCTACCGATTTTAGCACCGAAAGACAGCAGCTCATAATCGCTGCTGATGACCGTCGCACCATCTACAGCCGTCAGACCAGCAAGATGCTCTACTTCACGCTTCAATGCCGTTTGCCAGAAAATCTGACTGGCTTCTTTCCGGTCCTGCTGAAGCAGTTTGGACAAGCCGGTAAATGCCGGCTGAATATAATATTGAATGGGTTTAATGATCGACTGCAACCAGTTGTTTGTTTCTGAGGGTACGACCAGCAATGTCCCCCCCCTTCCATGACTCCTCATAGAAACAGCCAGCTGAATCATTACGTTGACCGAATCATTCCAGTAAGAAGGCGCAGTAAGGTCCAGTAATGAAAGTAACATCGGCGGGCAATCCGCCATATTGGTATTGTTTTCATCTACCATTTTCACCTGATCGCCTTTGAGTACTGCAATATTGGTAAACTTACCGAAACCATAAATCCTGCGGTGTTTAATCACCAGTAAAGCGGGCTCTGATACATCCAATACAAAGCAGAAGTTGGGAATACTAACGGTAGTTCCCCAGATAAACAATTCGTCATCTTCCAGCCAGACTCCTAAATGGATACCTGCCCGTTCTACACCTGGAGCAATCTTGGTCAGAATCCCCGGGCTCAGTGGCAGGCGGTGTTTAAAAAGCAAAGGGTTACCCGCTTGCTGAGGAGGTAAATATGCCAGTGATATTTTCGGGGAATGTCCCTCCTCTTTGCGCAGGCTCGCCCAAAATGTTGCATCAATGATGGCTTCAACCACATTGGCTGTTGGCAATGGTGCAAGATCATCTTCTCCGCTTTCTCTTGCTGCAGAAAGATGTGCTGCAAAAATAGCTTCAACTTTTGGGGCAATAACCCGTGCTGCCTGATAGGTGGACTGGTAGATCATGCCATAAAGTTAAGCTATTCATGTTTATTTTATAGTATACCTAATGCCAAAAAATCCCCGGATATTCTGATTTGGTCCAAAGACATAATTAGGGTCAAAAGTTAAGCCATAAGGATTGCTCTCCGTAGGTTTTACCTTCCCATTGTCGTCATATACCACATTTTTATCAAAGGGATCATTCGCCCCAGCGATGATGAATGGATTTCCTTTGTTTGGTGTCCAGTTGAGCAGGTTTTTTACGCCTCCATAAATTTCAAATTTGTTGAAACCACTATAGGTAAACTGGATATTCTGAATGCTCCAGACCGGAGAAAATTCCCTTCTTGGGTCCAAAGGCCCCAGCAATGGCAAACGCATCGGACTGTAAATGTTCCCCGTATAGTCGATGCCAAGGTCCAGCTTTCTTATTTTATAGGATACCGCCCAGTTTCCTGAGAATTTTTCTGTCAGGATTTGCTGCTTTTTAACACCCTTCTCATAAGTCGCCACATCCTGATAGGTTGCGCCCAATACGAATTTCAGTCCATTATTCAAGGCAATATCGACATTGGCCGTCAAACCTTTACTCACCGCATAACCGTCGAGGTTATTATAAATAATTTTATTAGGATCCGTGTCAAAATCTCCGATAATTCTGTTGTTGAAATAAGTGTAAAATGCAGAAGTCTCTATTCCAAAGAAGGTCCCATCAGCAGCATACATTTTTCTCAGGTAATTCAGGTTCACATTATAGGTTTTCTCTGGTTTCAACTGGTTAGCAATAACCACATCCCTGGCACCTGTTAGTGCAGCATGGTCTTCTGTGAAAATATTCACCACCCTGAATCCTGTACCTGCATTTAAACGGAGGATATTGTTATCATTCAGGTTCCATTTATACGCAAATCTTGGGGTAAAGATATTTCCATGTAAAGAGTTGTAATCATAACGGAAACCTGCCAGGAACTTATGCTTTGGGGCAATTGTGATTTCATCCTGTACAAAGACACCAGGCAACCAGATGTTTTTTGCAGGGTTATTCAGTTCTGTAGCCGGAGTATTGTCGTCATAATAGGTATAGCGCAATGCAGCACCCACCAGTAAATCATGGTTCTTTAGCTTTTTGTCCCAGGTCAGTTGTCCGAAACCAACTTTCTGTGTGGCAATATAGGATTTGATCCCATAACGACTATCCTGATCATGGTTATTGTAAGAAAAAGCAAGGAAAATTTTCTCCTTTACAGGAAGCTGATAGTTTCCGATAAACTCCCACCTCTTGGTATAAATACTTTCTCCATAAACCTGGTCCCCACCGCGGTAAGACTTATTCCAATTCGTTTCCCCACCCCATCTGTCTTCATACAAATAACGTCCGGCTATGGTAAACAAGCGGTTATCTTTGCGTTGAAAATTCCATTTCTGAAAAACAGAGATCCTGTCCTGTAAGGTAACATCAGTAAAATTATCATGGTTATGGTCTACCACATTGCCGAATTTAAAATAATTGACTCCGGTTAATGCGGTGGCAGAACCCACTTTAGTTTTTAAGCCAAGGTCTGCATTGAACTCCTGATACGTTGTTCCAAAGACATCTGCAGAGAATAAGGGTGCATTTTGAGGTTTTTTGGTGATGATATTGATCAGCCCCCCAACGGCTTCACTTCCATAAAGAGAAGAGGCAGGTCCTTTTACCACTTCAATTTGCTCTACCAGGGAATTCGGGATTCCTGAAAGGCCATAGACAGTAGATAAACTACTCACAATGGGCATCCCATCAATCAGGATCATGGTATAAGGTCCTTCTAATCCATTGATGTGTATATCTCCGGTGTTGCAAATATTACAATTCAGCTGTGGCCTTACACCGTTTACGTTTTGTAGGGCTTCAAAAATACTGGGGGTAGGATTTTTTCTAAAAAAGGCAGGCGTATATACTTCTACAGGTACCGGGCTTTCCAGCCGGTTTACTTCCTTTAAAGTCCCGGTTACGACCACTTCATTCAGATCATTCTGAAAATTACTCAAGTCGAAGTCCAATTTAAGCTGTTCTCCTTTTTTCAGGATAATGGTCTTGCTCATTTTTCTGAAACCAACTGCGCTGGCCTGTACTTTATAGGTCCCCGCAGCTATTGCAGCCATTTTATATAGGCCCGCACTATCGGTCATGATGATGGAGTTGGTGCCCTGCAGGCTGATGTTGACCTGAGGAAGCGGGCTGCCTTCAGAAATAACCTTTCCTTCAATGATTCCAGTTTGTGCCCAGGCCGACATTGCAAAAAATATAAATAAGATCGTGGTGGCGGCTCGAATAGAGATAGCTTTCATTAGTATGTTTTGTTTTTTAAAATGTGTGTTGTTATCCGAATATCAGAACTGGCCAGTTCATCTAACTTCCATAATTACATCACAAAACTATAAAAGTTAGATTAGTCTAACAAATATAATTTGACATTTATTGTTTTATATTTGCAGCATGCTATCTTACACGGAAGAAAACTATTTAAAGGCTTTATTGAAACTGAGCTTTCAGAATGAAGATAAACCTGAAGCCGGAACCAATGAAATGGCCGCCTATTTGGGTGTTAAGCCTGCTACGGCTACAGACATGCTTAAAAAGCTGAAGGAAAAGGAATTGGTAACCTATAAGAAATACGGGAAGATTCTGCTCACCGAAACCGGGAAGCAGAATGGAATAGCGATTTTAAGAAAACACCGTTTATGGGAAACTTTTTTGTATGAAAAGCTGGATTTCAGCTGGGATGAGGTCCATGAAGTGGCAGAACAACTGGAACATATCCAGTCGGCCAAGCTGGTAGATAAGCTCGAAGAATTTTTAAATTTCCCGGAGTTTGATCCTCATGGCGATCCCATCCCTAAGGCAAACGGAGAAATCCCCAACATAGATAAGGTTTTACTTTCGGAGCTGAACGAAGATGAATTATGTAAAGTTGTTGCAGTGAAAGATACTTCCACTGTATTTCTTCAATACCTGGAAAAGCTTTCCATCACCATCGGTACCGCAATTAAAGTCCTGGAACGCATTGACTTTGACGGTTCTTTAAGCATACAGATTGCAGATGAAGAACCGCGAAACGTATCTATGAAGTTTGCAGAAAGTTTGTTTGTAAAGAGATAGTCGTAAATTTGTATTCATTCAATTCATCCGGTCCCATTACATTCGAGATATGTCAACAGAAATAAAATGCCCTAATTGTGCACACACTTTTCCTATAGAAGAGGTAATGGCAGAGGAATATAAAAAAGACCTCAGAGAAAAGATGGTCTCTTTTACCAAACAAAAGGACGAAGAATATAATAAAAAACTGAATGAGTTAAGCCAGCAGCAGAAACAGCAGGAGCAGGTATTTGAGCAGCAACACAAGCTCCAGGCCCAGGCATTCGAGCAGAAGCTGGCAGAAGAGAAGAAAGTTCTGCAGACCGCCCTGGAAGAGAGTTTAAGAAAAAGCATTGCCAGTGATTTTGAGAACAAACTTCAAATGATGGACACGGCCAACAAAGAGAGTGAAGAGAAACTGAAGCTTGCCCGCGCCAAAGAGCTGGACTTTCTGATGAAGGAAAAAGCAATGAAGGAAAAGGAAGAAGAAATGGAAATCCAGCTTCAACGCAAACTTCAGGAGCAACGTGCAGAAATGGTCGAGCAGATTAGAAAACAGGAAACAGAAAAGAATAACCTTAAAGATACCGAACACCAGCTCAGGGTAAAGGAACTGGAAAAACAGCTCGATGACCAGAAAAAACTGGCCGAGGAAATGAAGCGTAAGGCCGAACAAGGCTCTATGCAATTGCAGGGCGAAGTTCAGGAGCTGATCCTGGAAGAGCTTTTGCGCAATGCCTTCCCTTTTGATCTCGTTACCGAAGTCGGTAAAGGCGTAAGAGGGGCAGATTGTGTACACCATATCAGAAATCAATTCGGACAGGAATGCGGCAAGATCATTTATGAGAGCAAACGAACCAAGGACTTCTCTATGGAATGGATTGAGAAACTGAAAAAAGACATGCGCAGCATGGGAGTTGACGTGGCGGTAATCGTGACACAAAGCTACCCTAAAGGCATGGATTGTTTTGGAGAAAAAGACGGGGTCTGGATTTGTTCCTTTGAGGAAGTAAGGGCAGTTTCTTATATCCTCAGGGATGGTATTGTCAAATTGTTTGGCGCCATAAAATCCCAGGAAAACCGTGGCGACAAAATGCACATGTTATACGATTACCTGACCAGCAATGAATTTTCAGAACAATGGAAAGCCATCAGAGAAGGTTTCATGAGTATGAAACTCTCTATCCAGAAAGAACGTGATGCGATGGAAAAACTCTGGAAAGCCCGTGAGAAACAACTGGAAAAAGTGATGCTGAACGCAGCGCATATCCGGGGTTCTATCGAAGGCATTGCCGGCACAGATACCATTCAGCTCAGCCTTACTGATGATGAAGATGATGATGCCCTGCTATTAGAATAATAATTTCTGTTGATGATCTACGCAAAGAAGAAAGTCCAAAATACGGCAAACCTGGCTGCTCAGACAGCTAAGATCATTGCCAACGTAAAAGAACTGGAAGAAAAGAACCTGATCCGGCTGGAAGAAAAGGAGATATATTTATATCCTGATATCTGGAAAGATGCTGCTACGGCATTGAACTGGATCAAATGCCTGCATCTTTACTATATGCTTAAAAAACGATTTAAAGAAAGTGATCCCCTGTTGTTCAAACACATGGAAACAGGGGAGTTAATTGGTTCTTTTAAAAATAAAAAAGCGAAAGTAATTTAGGCTACCACCTGTTTTTCCTCCAGCTTGTCTGCTCCTCAGGACTTAGGAAAGTCCAGGCTACAAAACGACTGATCTTCTGACCTTGCGCCATCTCTATCGTTCTGATCTCTACCGGACGTTGCCTTTCCAAAGAACCGTAAATAAAAGGGACATTCATGCTCTTTGAAACCAGCGTGGAGAACCAGAAGCATTGTTTACCCAAGGCGGCACTCTCTTCGATCATCTTCCGGATAAAGCCCACTTCACCACCTTCACACCAGAGCTCGGCCTGCTGTCCGCCAAAATTAAGTACCGTTTCTTTCCCTTTCTGCTTACCCAGATTCCTCACTTTACGCTGGCTTCCCGCCTGTGCCTCTGCTGCAGAAGCATGGAAAGGGGGATTGCACAAAGTAAAATCAAAGACCTCTCCCGGTTTTACCACACCTTTAAAAATATGATTTTTGTTGCTTTGCAGTCTTGGGAATACAGAGGCAGATAATGCCGGGTTTATCGCAGCAATGTTCTTCGCTGATTTAATGGCAGAACTATCTACATCGGAACCGCCGAAGGTCCATCCGTACTCCTGATGGCCAATGATCGGATAAATGCAATTTGCGCCCAGGCCAATATCCAGACCTTTTACATTTTTTCCTCTGGGCACAACGCCATCATTGACGGAAGCCAGTAAATCGGCCAGGTAATGAATATAATCTGCCCTTCCGGGAATTGGCGGACATAGATAACCTTCCGGGATATCCCAATGGTCTATCTGATAGAAATGTTTCAGTAATGCTTTATTCAAGAGCTTCACCGCCACAGGATCCGAAAAATCTATCGATTCATCACCATAGGCATTAAGGGCAACAAAAGGACGCAATTCCGGCAGACTTTTAATCAGCTCCGGAAAATCATACCTGGACCGATGCTTGTTTCTTGGATGTAAGACTTGTTTTTCTATAGACATTACCTTCGACTAAATAATTCGCCAAAGGTAATGTTATTTTAATTTCAGGCCTTCACTAAATAATGTTCCGCTACTTCTGCCGCATGTAACATCATGTTATGAACCTCTGTATTTTTGATTAATGGCTTTAACTGCTCACTGCCAGGTCCAAACATTGCAATCTCTACAAAATCGGCAGCATGGTCCATTCCTGCCCAACCCACAGAGGTATGTGTAAACTGCATCTTTGCCATTTCATAGAAAGGCAGTTTTTCGTCATTATACAATTGTCCTTCCTGAATATCAGAGAAATGAGTCAATAGGTTTTTAGCTTCTGCATCGGTGATCAGCATTCCCTGACCACTTTTGATCAGCTCTATCACCTGTGCAGGGCTGGAAGTCCGGTTCAGTTGGTTCAACACCCACTGATTGCTGTGTTTAAATAACTGAAGGCTATCGAAGTTCTTGTCGGCCTTACTACCAGAGAATAAACCAGGGTTTGCATTTGCATGATCGGTCGTAATGATCACCAATGTTTCTCCGTCCTTTTCGGCAAAATCAATCGCAACGGCTACTGCTTCATCAAAAGCCAATTGGTCGAAAATCAGTCCGCCAATGTCATTTCCATGAGCCGCCCAGTCTACCCTTCCACCTTCTACCTGTAATACAAAACCATCTTTATGGTCTTTCATTAAGGAAATCGCCTTGCTGGTCATTTCTGCCAGCGAAGGAATATCTTTCAGCAGCTGAGGCGTATTTTTACGGTCTATTTCATAAGGCAATCCATCAGGAGCAAAAATGCCCAAAACAGGAGCATTGCCTTTGTAACCCATCATTTCTGCCTTATTTTCGACTACTTTAAATCCCTGTGTTAAATATTTAGGGAGTAAATTCCCATTTTTTCTTTTTGGTCCGAAGTAATCGGCACCACCACCCATCATCACATCAAACTTCAGGTTAAGGTACATTTCTGCAATCTCTTCCATCCCATTGCGACTATTGATGTTCACACAAAATCCTGCAGGAGTAGCATGGGTGATCGGAACAGTGGTTACACAGCCTACTTTTTTACCGGATTCTTTAAATTTCTGAAGGATCGGTT comes from the Pedobacter sp. FW305-3-2-15-E-R2A2 genome and includes:
- a CDS encoding DUF2130 domain-containing protein; protein product: MSTEIKCPNCAHTFPIEEVMAEEYKKDLREKMVSFTKQKDEEYNKKLNELSQQQKQQEQVFEQQHKLQAQAFEQKLAEEKKVLQTALEESLRKSIASDFENKLQMMDTANKESEEKLKLARAKELDFLMKEKAMKEKEEEMEIQLQRKLQEQRAEMVEQIRKQETEKNNLKDTEHQLRVKELEKQLDDQKKLAEEMKRKAEQGSMQLQGEVQELILEELLRNAFPFDLVTEVGKGVRGADCVHHIRNQFGQECGKIIYESKRTKDFSMEWIEKLKKDMRSMGVDVAVIVTQSYPKGMDCFGEKDGVWICSFEEVRAVSYILRDGIVKLFGAIKSQENRGDKMHMLYDYLTSNEFSEQWKAIREGFMSMKLSIQKERDAMEKLWKAREKQLEKVMLNAAHIRGSIEGIAGTDTIQLSLTDDEDDDALLLE
- a CDS encoding alkaline phosphatase, producing MNRRSLLKGGLLAGLGLPFLSAGDVLAKPGSLKKKAKNIIMLVSDGMSQGTLNMADLYAQRAFGKTSTWMQLYRDGKVTRGLMDTASASSMVTDSAAASSSWGGGMRVNNGSLNVGPNGEKPQPILQKFKESGKKVGCVTTVPITHATPAGFCVNINSRNGMEEIAEMYLNLKFDVMMGGGADYFGPKRKNGNLLPKYLTQGFKVVENKAEMMGYKGNAPVLGIFAPDGLPYEIDRKNTPQLLKDIPSLAEMTSKAISLMKDHKDGFVLQVEGGRVDWAAHGNDIGGLIFDQLAFDEAVAVAIDFAEKDGETLVIITTDHANANPGLFSGSKADKNFDSLQLFKHSNQWVLNQLNRTSSPAQVIELIKSGQGMLITDAEAKNLLTHFSDIQEGQLYNDEKLPFYEMAKMQFTHTSVGWAGMDHAADFVEIAMFGPGSEQLKPLIKNTEVHNMMLHAAEVAEHYLVKA
- the rlmF gene encoding 23S rRNA (adenine(1618)-N(6))-methyltransferase RlmF, encoding MSIEKQVLHPRNKHRSRYDFPELIKSLPELRPFVALNAYGDESIDFSDPVAVKLLNKALLKHFYQIDHWDIPEGYLCPPIPGRADYIHYLADLLASVNDGVVPRGKNVKGLDIGLGANCIYPIIGHQEYGWTFGGSDVDSSAIKSAKNIAAINPALSASVFPRLQSNKNHIFKGVVKPGEVFDFTLCNPPFHASAAEAQAGSQRKVRNLGKQKGKETVLNFGGQQAELWCEGGEVGFIRKMIEESAALGKQCFWFSTLVSKSMNVPFIYGSLERQRPVEIRTIEMAQGQKISRFVAWTFLSPEEQTSWRKNRW
- a CDS encoding metal-dependent transcriptional regulator, translated to MLSYTEENYLKALLKLSFQNEDKPEAGTNEMAAYLGVKPATATDMLKKLKEKELVTYKKYGKILLTETGKQNGIAILRKHRLWETFLYEKLDFSWDEVHEVAEQLEHIQSAKLVDKLEEFLNFPEFDPHGDPIPKANGEIPNIDKVLLSELNEDELCKVVAVKDTSTVFLQYLEKLSITIGTAIKVLERIDFDGSLSIQIADEEPRNVSMKFAESLFVKR